One segment of Thunnus thynnus chromosome 19, fThuThy2.1, whole genome shotgun sequence DNA contains the following:
- the amacr gene encoding alpha-methylacyl-CoA racemase, whose product MALAGVRVVELAGLAPAPFCGMILADFGAKVIRVDRTKVAMAMDTQARGKKSVAINLKTSEGVAVLRKLCVQSDVVLEPYRKGVMEKLGLGPQELLKENPRLIYARLTGYGQSGSYATAAGHDINYLAMSGLLSRLGRSGEKPYAPLNLVADFAGGGLTCAMGIVLALLERTKSGKGQIIDASMVEGAAYVGSFVWKSRRIGMWDRSRGENMLDSGAPFYDTYQTSDAKYMAVGAIEPQFYKQLLKGLELDAAGLPPQMSFTDWPELRRIFTERFATKTQADWSKIFDGTDACVTPVLSFDQVSSHPHNQERGSFIKDPSGEESPRPAPVLSRTPAEPCLASDPVIGEHTVEVLQEYGFTSAQIDQMLTKEIVECNAVKAKL is encoded by the exons ATGGCACTGGCTGGGGTGAGAGTTGTTGAGCTGGCGGGCCTGGCTCCAGCACCGTTCTGTGGTATGATCCTGGCAGACTTTGGGGCTAAGGTGATCCGTGTGGACCGCACCAAGGTTGCCATGGCTATGGACACTCAAGCCCGCGGGAAAAAATCTGTGGCCATCAACCTAAAGACATCAGAGGGTGTAGCCGTACTCAGGAAGCTCTGTGTCCAGTCTGATGTGGTGCTGGAGCCCTACCGTAAAG GCGTGATGGAGAAGCTGGGCCTCGGCCCACAGGAGCTGTTAAAGGAAAATCCTCGTCTGATCTACGCTCGCTTGACGGGGTATGGACAGAGTGGATCTTATGCCACAGCAGCTGGACATGACATCAACTATCTCGCCATGTCAG GCCTTTTATCCCGGCTGGGTCGTAGCGGAGAGAAGCCTTATGCTCCGCTGAATCTGGTAGCGGACTTTGCAGGTGGCGGTCTTACCTGTGCCATGGGGATAGTTCTGGCGCTGTTGGAAAGGACAAAGTCAGGGAAAGGACAGATCATTGATGCTAGCATG GTGGAAGGAGCAGCATACGTGGGCTCATTTGTATGGAAATCTCGTAGGATTGGTATGTGGGACCGCTCTAGAGGAGAGAACATGCTGGACAGTGGAGCGCCCTTCTACGATACCTACCAGACTTCAGATGCAAAGTACATGGCTGTGGGTGCCATAGAGCCGCAGTTCTACAAACAGCTACTTAAAG GCTTAGAATTGGACGCTGCAGGATTACCTCCTCAGATGAGCTTCACCGATTGGCCAGAGCTTAGACGGATCTTCACAGAACGTTTTGCCACAAAGACCCAGGCGGATTGGTCAAAGATTTTCGATGGGACTGATGCCTGTGTTACACCTGTGTTGTCTTTCGACCAGGTGAGCTCACACCCACATAACCAGGAAAGAGGTTCTTTCATCAAAGACCCCAGCGGAGAAGAAAGTCCCCGACCAGCTCCGGTTCTCTCTCGGACTCCTGCGGAGCCTTGCCTTGCTTCTGACCCTGTTATTGGAGAACACACAGTTGAGGTTTTACAGGAGTACGGCTTTACATCAGCACAGATAGACCAGATGCTAACAAAAGAGATTGTAGAGTGTAATGCTGTCAAGGCAAAGTTATAA